One region of Gorilla gorilla gorilla isolate KB3781 chromosome 13, NHGRI_mGorGor1-v2.1_pri, whole genome shotgun sequence genomic DNA includes:
- the TMEM203 gene encoding transmembrane protein 203, translated as MLFSLRELVQWLGFATFEIFVHLLALLVFSVLLALRVDGLVPGLSWWNVFVPFFAADGLSTYFTTIVSVRLFQDGEKRLAVLRLFWVLTVLSLKFVFEMLLCQKLAEQTRELWFGLITSPLFILLQLLMIRACRVN; from the coding sequence ATGCTCTTCTCGCTCCGGGAGCTGGTGCAGTGGCTAGGCTTCGCCACCTTCGAGATCTTCGTGCACCTGCTGGCCCTGTTGGTGTTCTCTGTGCTGCTGGCACTGCGTGTGGATGGCCTGGTCCCGGGCCTCTCCTGGTGGAACGTGTTCGTGCCTTTCTTCGCCGCTGACGGGCTCAGCACCTACTTCACCACCATCGTGTCCGTGCGCCTCTTCCAGGATGGAGAGAAGCGGCTGGCGGTGCTCCGCCTTTTCTGGGTACTCACGGTCCTGAGTCTCAAGTTCGTCTTCGAGATGCTGTTGTGCCAGAAGCTGGCGGAGCAGACTCGGGAGCTCTGGTTCGGCCTCATTACGTCCCCGCTCTTCATTCTCCTGCAGCTGCTCATGATCCGCGCCTGTCGGGTCAACTAG